The DNA region ACGACGCACCCGCACGTCCCGCAGATGCCTTCGCGGCAGTCGGAATCGAACGCGACGGGCGCCTGCCCCTTGCGGATGAGATCGTCGTTCAGGTGATCGAGCATTTCCAGGAACGACCAGTCGCTCGACACGCCGTCGACCGTGTAGGTTTCGAACGCGCCCTTTTGCGACGGGCCCGCCTGTCTCCAGATTTTCAGCGTCAGCTTCATGTCTTTCTTCTCACTTGTAGCTGCGCGTCGTGGGGGTAACGTTCTCGAACACGAGCGGCTCCTTGTGGAGCGTCTGCTCCTTGCCCGCGCCGTTCCACTCCCACGCGCTGACGAACTGGAAGTTCGCGTCGTCGCGCCGGGCCTCGCCGTCTTCCGTCTGGCTTTCCTCGCGGAAGTGGCCGCCGCAGCTTTCCCGTCGCGTCAGCGCGTCGCGCGCCAGCAACTCCGCAAATTCCAGATAGTCCGCCACGCGCCCGGCGCGCTCGAGGTCCTGATTCAGCTCCTGCCCCGTGCCGGTGATTTTCAGGTTCTGCCAGAATTCGTCGCGAATCCGGGGGATGCGTTCGAGCAGCATCTTCAGGCCGGTTTCGTTGCGCGCCATGCCGCAGTGGTCCCAAAGCAGCTTGCCGAGCTCGCGATGGATGTCGCGCGCCGGGCGGCTGCCGCCGATGGCGAGCAACTTCTGCACGCGCGCCTCGACGTCGGCTTCCACGTCCTTGAACGCGGCGTCCGTCGTCGAAACGGCGTCGAGCTTCTCGCCCGCGAAGTAGCCGCCGATCGTGTAGGGAATGACGAAAAATCCGTCCGCGAGGCCCTGCATCAGCGCGCTTGCGCCCAGGCGATTGGCGCCGTGGTCGGAGAAGTTCGCTTCGCCCAGCACGAACAGGCCGGGGATCGTGGACATCAGGTTGTAGTCCACCCACAGCCCGCCCATCGCGTAGTGGATGGCCGGGTAGATGCGCATCGGTCTCTCGTACGGATTCTCGTTCGTGATCTTCTCGTACATCTGGAAGAGGTTGCCGTAGCGCTTGCGGATTGTGTCCTCGCCCTCGCGCTTGATGGCGTCGCGGAAGTCCAGATACACGGCCTGTTTGCTCTCGCCGACGCCAAGGCCGTCGTCGCAAACCATCTTCGCGTTGCGGCTGGCCACGTCGCGCGGCACGAGATTGCCGAAGCTCGGGTAGCGCTCTTCCAGATAGTAGTAGCGCTCCGCCTCCGGGATGTCCGACGCCTTGCGCGTGTCGCCGGCGTTTTTCGGCACCCACACGCGCCCGTCGTTGCGAAGGCTCTCGCTCATCAGCGTGAGTTTTGATTGCCCCTCGCCGTGGACCGGAATGCAGGTCGGGTGGATCTGCGTGAAGCACGGATTCGCGAAATACGCCCCGCGCCGGTGCGCGCGCCAGCTCGCGGTGACGTTGCTGTTGACCGCGTTCGTCGAAAGATAGAACGCGTTGCCGTAGCCGCCGGTCGCCAGCACGACGGCGTCCGCCGCGTAGCTCTCGATCGCGCCGGTGACGAGGTTGCGGCACACGATGCCGCGCGCCTTGCCGCCGGCGAGCACCAGATCGAGCATCTCGCGGCGCGCGAACACCTTGACGCGCCCGGCCTCGACCTGCCGGCTCATCGACGCGTAGCAGCCGAGCAGAAGCTGCTGGCCCGTCTGGCCGCGCGCGTAGAAGGTGCGCGAAACCTGCGCGCCACCGAAGCTGCGGTTGTCGAGCAGCCCGCCGTACTCGCGCGCGAAGGGCACGCCGATCGCCACGCAGTGGTCGATGATATCGACCGACGCTTCGGCAAGGCGGTGGACGTTGGCCTCGCGCGAGCGGT from bacterium includes:
- a CDS encoding fumarate reductase/succinate dehydrogenase flavoprotein subunit, encoding MTALDAKIPGGPLDRKWECHKFELKLVNPANKRKFRIIVVGTGLAGGAAAASLAELGYNVMSFCFQDSPRRAHSIAAQGGINAAKNYRNDGDSVHRLFYDTIKGGDYRSREANVHRLAEASVDIIDHCVAIGVPFAREYGGLLDNRSFGGAQVSRTFYARGQTGQQLLLGCYASMSRQVEAGRVKVFARREMLDLVLAGGKARGIVCRNLVTGAIESYAADAVVLATGGYGNAFYLSTNAVNSNVTASWRAHRRGAYFANPCFTQIHPTCIPVHGEGQSKLTLMSESLRNDGRVWVPKNAGDTRKASDIPEAERYYYLEERYPSFGNLVPRDVASRNAKMVCDDGLGVGESKQAVYLDFRDAIKREGEDTIRKRYGNLFQMYEKITNENPYERPMRIYPAIHYAMGGLWVDYNLMSTIPGLFVLGEANFSDHGANRLGASALMQGLADGFFVIPYTIGGYFAGEKLDAVSTTDAAFKDVEADVEARVQKLLAIGGSRPARDIHRELGKLLWDHCGMARNETGLKMLLERIPRIRDEFWQNLKITGTGQELNQDLERAGRVADYLEFAELLARDALTRRESCGGHFREESQTEDGEARRDDANFQFVSAWEWNGAGKEQTLHKEPLVFENVTPTTRSYK